A genomic stretch from Tistrella mobilis includes:
- a CDS encoding MBL fold metallo-hydrolase, giving the protein MSKTPLAASLAFASLLGLSVLAGPAAADDPLSAPYHIDIGRISVTALSDGQIPVPLADIMRGEPRPQIEAALARAGKQSPVTLAVNTYLVAMPDGRLVLIDTGTGDLLGPKLGHLAESLKAAGHTPDEIDDIVLTHIHADHSGGLTRNGKAVFPKARLHVAERDAAYWLSDAARAAAPEAARRGFDEAIAMTAPYRETGRFATFADGADPVPGLQSILRAGHTPGHSSIVVSDGGEKLVVWGDITHGEFVQFAEPEVTIDFDVDQDAARQSRLAAMEDAAAKGYLVAGAHITFPGIGRVTPGSDGAAYGWEPVGR; this is encoded by the coding sequence ATGTCGAAGACCCCCCTCGCCGCCTCGCTCGCCTTCGCCAGCCTGCTCGGCCTTTCGGTTCTCGCGGGCCCCGCCGCCGCGGATGACCCGCTTTCCGCCCCCTATCACATCGACATCGGCCGGATCAGCGTCACCGCCCTGTCCGACGGTCAGATCCCGGTGCCGCTGGCCGATATCATGCGCGGCGAGCCCAGGCCCCAGATCGAAGCGGCGCTGGCCCGCGCCGGCAAGCAGTCGCCGGTGACGCTGGCGGTGAACACCTATCTGGTCGCCATGCCCGATGGCCGGCTGGTGCTGATCGATACCGGCACCGGCGATCTGCTGGGGCCGAAGCTCGGCCATCTGGCCGAAAGCCTGAAGGCCGCCGGCCATACGCCGGACGAGATCGACGACATCGTGCTGACCCATATCCATGCCGACCATTCGGGCGGGCTGACCCGCAACGGCAAGGCCGTGTTCCCGAAGGCGCGGCTGCATGTGGCCGAACGCGACGCCGCCTACTGGCTGAGCGACGCGGCCCGCGCCGCCGCCCCCGAGGCCGCCCGGCGCGGCTTCGACGAGGCGATCGCCATGACGGCCCCCTATCGCGAAACCGGCCGTTTCGCGACCTTCGCCGACGGCGCCGACCCGGTGCCGGGGCTGCAGTCGATCCTGCGCGCCGGCCATACCCCGGGCCATTCCTCGATCGTGGTCAGCGATGGGGGCGAAAAGCTGGTGGTCTGGGGCGACATCACCCATGGCGAATTCGTCCAGTTCGCCGAGCCCGAGGTCACCATCGACTTCGACGTCGACCAGGACGCCGCCCGCCAGAGCCGCCTGGCGGCGATGGAAGACGCCGCCGCCAAAGGCTATCTGGTGGCCGGCGCCCATATCACCTTCCCCGGCATCGGCCGGGTGACGCCGGGCAGCGATGGTGCGGCCTATGGCTGGGAGCCGGTCGGCCGCTGA
- a CDS encoding LysR substrate-binding domain-containing protein codes for METIDHFNLRAFDLNLLVAFDALMEEGSVTRAARRLKIGQPAMSHALSTLRMLLDDELFVRVGQAMQPTARAVAVAGPVRTALMQAQAALGARESFRPETERRIFRLGMSSELELLLLPALTARLATEAPGIRLHARMAPSTQVETMIDTGVIDLAVGCSLEPASRHRGLDLFPAGVSCCFNPQRLALDVPVGLDAYLAGRHAVVSQSESLHGCVHEALERIRTDLDVVMAAPDFLTVLSAAVEAPVIATISTRVARRFAPPLGLTVSPVPLDLVFPPVRMVWPVRLDRDPAAAWLRDRIIETLGLDVVHDRAA; via the coding sequence ATGGAGACTATCGATCATTTCAATCTGCGCGCCTTCGACCTCAACCTTCTGGTCGCCTTCGACGCCCTGATGGAAGAGGGCAGCGTCACCCGGGCGGCCCGGCGGCTGAAGATCGGCCAGCCGGCGATGAGCCATGCGCTGTCGACCCTGCGCATGCTGCTGGATGACGAGCTGTTCGTGCGGGTGGGCCAGGCGATGCAGCCCACCGCACGTGCCGTCGCCGTGGCCGGCCCGGTGCGCACGGCGCTGATGCAGGCCCAGGCGGCGCTGGGGGCGCGGGAAAGCTTCCGCCCCGAAACCGAACGCCGCATCTTCCGCCTGGGCATGTCGAGCGAGCTGGAACTGCTGCTTCTGCCCGCGCTCACCGCGCGTCTGGCGACCGAGGCGCCGGGCATCCGCCTGCATGCGCGCATGGCGCCGTCCACGCAGGTCGAGACGATGATCGACACCGGCGTGATCGATCTTGCGGTCGGCTGCTCGCTGGAACCGGCCAGCCGGCATCGCGGGCTGGATCTCTTCCCGGCCGGCGTGTCGTGCTGCTTCAACCCGCAGCGCCTGGCGCTGGATGTGCCGGTCGGGCTGGACGCCTATCTGGCCGGCCGCCATGCCGTCGTCTCGCAAAGCGAGAGCCTGCATGGCTGCGTGCACGAGGCGCTGGAGCGGATCCGCACCGATCTCGACGTGGTGATGGCGGCGCCGGATTTCCTGACCGTGCTGTCGGCCGCGGTCGAGGCGCCGGTGATCGCCACCATCTCCACCCGCGTCGCCCGGCGCTTCGCCCCGCCGCTGGGCCTGACCGTCTCTCCGGTGCCGCTGGATCTGGTCTTCCCGCCGGTGCGCATGGTCTGGCCGGTGCGGCTGGATCGCGACCCGGCGGCGGCCTGGCTGCGCGACCGGATCATCGAGACGCTGGGCCTCGATGTGGTGCATGATCGGGCGGCATGA
- a CDS encoding DNA-3-methyladenine glycosylase I, with protein MTSFAAILDRTARHHGGPEGLEARLAAAPWTARTAEELRAVLDDRFLAEATRVIFQAGFDWAAIDRRWPDFEAAFEGFDPARWSLMSDDDLDRLMAAPGIVRNAAKLRAVGGNAAFFSDVARSHGSVAAWILTFPAGRYMELVRELKTRGDRLGGKTGQLLLRRMGVPSLICSDDVVKALITADVVSKAPSSAKDFAAVQAALDRWQAETGFDLTRISRILALSVG; from the coding sequence ATGACATCCTTCGCCGCGATCCTGGACCGGACCGCCCGCCATCATGGCGGGCCCGAGGGGTTGGAGGCCCGCCTTGCCGCCGCGCCCTGGACGGCGCGCACGGCCGAAGAGCTGCGCGCGGTGCTCGACGACCGCTTCCTGGCCGAGGCCACCCGGGTGATCTTCCAGGCCGGTTTCGACTGGGCGGCGATCGATCGCCGCTGGCCGGATTTCGAGGCGGCCTTCGAGGGCTTCGATCCCGCCCGCTGGTCGCTGATGTCGGATGACGATCTGGACCGGCTGATGGCCGCGCCGGGCATCGTGCGCAATGCCGCCAAGCTGCGCGCGGTCGGCGGCAATGCCGCCTTCTTCTCCGACGTCGCCCGCAGCCATGGCTCGGTCGCGGCCTGGATCCTGACCTTCCCGGCCGGGCGCTATATGGAGCTGGTGCGCGAGCTGAAGACGCGCGGCGACCGTCTGGGCGGCAAGACCGGTCAGCTGCTGCTGCGCCGCATGGGCGTGCCCTCGCTCATCTGCTCCGATGACGTGGTCAAGGCACTGATCACGGCGGATGTGGTGTCGAAAGCCCCGTCATCGGCAAAGGATTTCGCCGCGGTCCAGGCCGCCCTGGACCGCTGGCAGGCGGAAACCGGCTTCGATCTCACCCGGATCAGCCGCATTCTGGCGTTGTCGGTGGGCTGA